The following are from one region of the Rhodopirellula sp. P2 genome:
- a CDS encoding sialidase family protein: MKSLPPALRLSLVPLVVVLAILPGEITASAMEHDADALEERGSHRWAPVYLTANDLSIATGKPSLVLMSSGSTHIPVWSLSGGTEGQSVAGIVNGLPGECVAVKVEIVVTSTDAGTNPDLEDVYRVHLSQMVEDAPFTSRYALGKPVRTPLPAGPLHSRTIVLESYYEVVPNAPLTVRIQREPGLPGDTFTRPTGLAVVKVTPLNALAEAHFVQDVSGYNSWPMTQAIGDKLVCTYSRGSAHSIGEDARAVYARTSTDGGKTWTAETVVANTPGFGEVTVGKGLDSTGAMLLWVRRVGKERHHDLYRTTDGVTFTLVATPELATQPMQITDVFAVPEVGLMALWFAGNYSDKAVHSWGLMTSSDDGATWKQTPVESGLLKADWPTEPSAVYLGDGRILAVARTESGPAQFQMVSTDNGATWTRQQTNISDIYASTPSLILDAKTGWLSNYYYERGRGILRRRVVDPEVVFDHPLLWPASEAVATGSPLAWDSGNANATVIGDTHHVSFYSGKAPDTAVMVSELPAPTVGDVRSSPGGAE; encoded by the coding sequence ATGAAATCGTTGCCGCCTGCTCTGCGCCTATCGCTCGTCCCTCTGGTTGTGGTTCTGGCGATTCTGCCCGGGGAAATCACTGCGTCCGCGATGGAGCATGACGCAGACGCACTCGAAGAACGGGGCTCCCATCGATGGGCTCCGGTTTATCTGACCGCGAATGATCTGTCGATTGCAACGGGGAAGCCTTCGCTCGTTCTGATGTCGAGTGGGTCCACGCACATTCCCGTGTGGTCTTTGTCCGGCGGCACCGAGGGGCAATCGGTTGCTGGCATCGTCAACGGGCTTCCCGGCGAGTGCGTCGCGGTGAAGGTCGAGATCGTGGTGACCTCCACCGATGCGGGGACCAACCCGGACTTGGAAGATGTTTATCGGGTTCACTTGTCGCAGATGGTGGAGGATGCGCCGTTCACATCGCGATACGCGTTGGGCAAACCTGTGCGGACACCGCTTCCCGCCGGCCCGCTTCATTCCCGCACCATCGTTTTGGAGTCCTACTACGAAGTGGTTCCCAACGCGCCTCTGACGGTGCGAATTCAGCGTGAACCTGGTTTGCCCGGTGACACGTTCACTCGCCCCACTGGTTTGGCGGTGGTGAAGGTGACGCCATTGAACGCTCTCGCGGAAGCCCATTTTGTGCAGGATGTGAGTGGCTACAACTCGTGGCCGATGACTCAGGCCATTGGCGACAAACTGGTCTGCACCTATAGCCGGGGTTCCGCGCATTCGATTGGTGAGGACGCTCGCGCGGTGTATGCACGGACTTCGACCGATGGCGGAAAAACGTGGACGGCGGAAACGGTCGTCGCCAACACTCCTGGCTTCGGCGAAGTCACGGTCGGGAAGGGCCTGGATTCCACGGGAGCGATGCTGCTGTGGGTGCGCCGCGTCGGCAAGGAGCGGCACCACGACCTCTACCGCACCACCGATGGCGTGACCTTCACGCTTGTGGCGACTCCTGAACTCGCCACACAACCGATGCAGATCACGGATGTCTTCGCGGTCCCCGAGGTGGGGTTGATGGCCTTGTGGTTCGCGGGCAACTACAGTGACAAAGCGGTTCACTCTTGGGGCCTGATGACCAGCAGCGACGACGGTGCCACCTGGAAGCAGACTCCCGTCGAGTCCGGGTTGTTGAAAGCGGACTGGCCCACCGAACCCTCCGCGGTTTACCTCGGCGATGGCAGGATCCTTGCCGTCGCGCGAACGGAAAGCGGGCCAGCTCAATTCCAGATGGTCTCGACGGACAACGGTGCTACGTGGACACGCCAGCAAACCAACATCAGCGATATTTACGCCTCAACCCCCAGCCTCATTCTCGACGCCAAAACCGGTTGGTTGAGCAACTATTATTACGAACGCGGTCGAGGCATCCTGCGGCGCCGAGTCGTGGATCCAGAAGTCGTCTTTGACCATCCGTTGCTTTGGCCCGCTTCGGAGGCGGTCGCCACCGGCAGTCCGCTTGCATGGGATTCAGGCAACGCCAATGCCACCGTGATTGGGGACACCCACCACGTCTCCTTCTACTCTGGAAAGGCTCCTGACACAGCCGTCATGGTATCGGAGTTGCCCGCACCAACAGTCGGGGATGTTCGTTCCAGCCCTGGCGGGGCAGAATGA
- the cls gene encoding cardiolipin synthase yields MHVLGALTSIQAVMSTRTSQGAVAWAVSLNTLPYVAVPAYWALGQSKFDGYDLLRRSEQLASSEVVKLTRTELEEDDLLLVPQTPYEESQSRLLNRLSRLPITTGNSAKLLIDGQATFDAILDSIDQAEEYVLFQFYILRDDNLGQRCKAAFLKKAAEGVRVFVLYDELGSKDLSPEYIQELRSGGVEISPFNTTQGKGNRFQLNFRNHRKIVVVDGKVAFVGGHNVGDEYLGDHPVLTPWRDTHVELRGPVVLCIQAPFVEDWNWATGSLPQLQWNPVREEGGEVVAACLPTGPADMLETGTLFFLHAINSAKDRLWIVSPYFIPDEQLMSALQLAALRGVDVRILIPQNPDHLHVYWSGISYLEEAKEAGIQIYRYQPGFLHQKVWLIDDSTSLIGTANLDNRSMRLNFEITMLMINQEFASEVEAMLEADFAKSELASAAEYTESSLPYRFLVRVCRLLAPIQ; encoded by the coding sequence ATGCATGTGCTCGGCGCACTGACATCGATTCAAGCCGTGATGTCGACACGCACCTCGCAGGGTGCCGTGGCCTGGGCAGTCAGTCTCAACACCCTGCCATACGTCGCCGTCCCAGCCTACTGGGCACTCGGGCAGTCAAAATTTGATGGATACGATCTGCTGCGGCGCAGCGAACAACTCGCAAGCAGCGAGGTCGTCAAACTCACTCGAACGGAACTTGAGGAAGACGATCTCTTGCTGGTACCTCAAACACCCTACGAAGAAAGCCAGTCGCGTCTTCTCAACCGCCTGAGCCGACTTCCCATCACCACCGGCAACTCCGCCAAACTGTTGATCGATGGGCAAGCAACCTTTGATGCGATCCTGGACAGCATCGACCAAGCCGAAGAGTACGTGCTCTTTCAGTTCTACATTTTGCGAGACGACAACCTGGGGCAAAGATGCAAAGCCGCTTTTCTCAAAAAGGCCGCCGAAGGTGTCCGCGTGTTTGTGCTCTACGATGAACTGGGCAGCAAAGATTTATCGCCTGAGTACATTCAGGAACTCCGCAGCGGCGGCGTCGAAATCTCTCCCTTCAACACAACACAGGGCAAAGGCAATCGGTTCCAACTGAATTTCAGGAACCACCGCAAAATTGTGGTGGTGGACGGCAAGGTGGCGTTTGTAGGAGGGCACAACGTCGGTGATGAATACCTCGGCGATCACCCGGTGCTCACTCCCTGGCGTGACACCCACGTCGAACTTCGCGGTCCGGTCGTGCTCTGCATTCAAGCCCCCTTCGTGGAAGACTGGAACTGGGCCACAGGATCGCTTCCCCAACTTCAATGGAACCCCGTCCGCGAGGAAGGAGGGGAAGTCGTCGCCGCGTGTTTGCCGACTGGACCGGCGGACATGCTTGAAACAGGAACGCTGTTTTTCTTGCATGCAATCAATTCCGCCAAGGACCGTTTGTGGATCGTCAGTCCGTACTTCATTCCCGACGAACAATTGATGTCGGCATTGCAACTGGCGGCCCTTCGCGGAGTCGATGTACGAATCCTGATCCCGCAAAACCCCGACCACTTGCATGTCTATTGGTCGGGCATCTCTTACCTGGAAGAAGCCAAGGAAGCAGGCATCCAGATCTACCGCTACCAGCCAGGTTTCTTGCACCAAAAAGTCTGGTTGATCGATGACTCCACTTCGCTGATTGGGACGGCGAATCTCGACAACCGCTCGATGCGATTGAACTTCGAAATCACGATGCTGATGATCAATCAAGAATTCGCGAGTGAGGTGGAAGCGATGCTGGAAGCCGATTTTGCCAAAAGCGAACTTGCGTCGGCAGCGGAGTACACCGAAAGTTCTCTTCCCTATCGGTTCCTGGTTCGTGTCTGCCGCCTGCTCGCCCCCATCCAATGA
- a CDS encoding PGPGW domain-containing protein, which yields MNFLNHLYEQLLEHKGAMQWAAVISAVVFVGSLLMVPFLVVRIPADYFAKPHRPRTLFADQHPLLRWSGLIVKNLLGASLLLAGIAMLVLPGQGLLTVAIGVLLLDFPGKHRLEAKLIRFPPVGKSIHWLRKKANAPPLVIENHSPPTSDHQEEPAQCMPRDDPSAT from the coding sequence ATGAACTTTTTGAACCATCTCTACGAACAGCTCCTGGAACACAAGGGTGCCATGCAGTGGGCCGCCGTCATCTCCGCGGTGGTATTCGTTGGCAGCCTTCTCATGGTGCCTTTTCTGGTGGTCCGAATCCCGGCTGACTACTTCGCGAAACCACACCGGCCCCGAACCCTGTTTGCGGACCAGCATCCGTTGCTACGATGGTCAGGGTTGATCGTCAAGAACTTGTTGGGCGCGTCGTTGTTGCTCGCCGGAATCGCAATGCTGGTGCTTCCCGGACAAGGGTTGCTGACCGTGGCCATCGGTGTCCTGTTGTTGGACTTTCCGGGCAAGCATCGATTGGAAGCCAAACTCATTCGCTTTCCGCCGGTCGGCAAATCCATCCATTGGCTTCGAAAGAAAGCGAATGCTCCGCCGCTGGTGATCGAAAACCACTCGCCACCGACCAGCGACCACCAGGAGGAACCTGCCCAATGCATGCCCCGCGACGACCCATCCGCAACCTGA
- a CDS encoding tryptophan halogenase family protein — MKTDDSPGLLHERQLDASPPGSDRHLVVVGGGTAGWMSAATLKRRLKCRVTVVESARVPPIGVGEATIPAIVDWIENMGIDEDDFIRRTGATYKLAIRFDHWVTPQHRYWHPFGICGSPIDGVDLIHTWQRGVHQGWLPADSKYTDYSFQRELCELGRGPRAPGQPSLAHNYAFHLDAGKLAAFLQEVAVSEGVQHVVADVRGAIRDERGNIQSLSLDGQTAVAGDLFIDCSGFASVLIEQEMQSEWIDWSEQLICDRAVTLRRSRNEPGNDAQPAIELPPFTISTGMNAGWSWQIPLHENTGCGYVFSSAHISDEDARDELIDLVGGDAETAETRTVPMRVGMRPTSWVGNCVSIGLSAGFVEPLESTGIFLVQRALDELVDCLPAAVSTCVFDKRSCDTQAFHARMTEVYAQVRDFVLMHYVVSQRRDTAFWTDAATVALPDSLAMLLDEYTSTGRVRLPQRDPTFLDVNHHCILSPAGVQPGPLPGSRAPQPGTIDFLEHIRSTHAQIARRLPTHALLIDAIHP; from the coding sequence ATGAAAACCGACGACAGCCCTGGGCTGCTTCACGAACGACAACTTGACGCCAGCCCACCGGGTAGCGATCGCCACCTTGTCGTCGTCGGTGGCGGGACAGCGGGCTGGATGAGTGCAGCGACGCTGAAACGACGACTCAAGTGCCGCGTCACGGTTGTTGAATCGGCTCGTGTCCCGCCGATCGGGGTGGGCGAAGCGACGATCCCTGCCATCGTGGATTGGATCGAGAACATGGGCATCGACGAGGATGATTTCATCCGGCGGACCGGTGCGACTTACAAACTGGCGATTCGGTTCGACCACTGGGTCACCCCTCAACACCGTTACTGGCACCCGTTTGGGATTTGTGGCAGCCCGATTGATGGTGTGGACCTGATTCACACTTGGCAGCGGGGAGTTCACCAGGGTTGGTTGCCCGCCGACTCCAAGTACACCGACTACAGCTTCCAACGCGAACTGTGCGAACTGGGCCGAGGTCCACGTGCGCCCGGCCAACCGAGTCTCGCGCACAACTACGCGTTTCATCTCGACGCGGGAAAGCTGGCTGCCTTCCTGCAAGAGGTCGCCGTGAGCGAAGGCGTCCAGCATGTTGTCGCGGACGTGCGCGGTGCCATCCGCGATGAGCGAGGCAACATTCAATCTCTTTCACTGGACGGGCAAACCGCAGTGGCAGGGGATCTGTTCATCGACTGCAGCGGATTTGCGAGCGTGCTGATTGAACAAGAGATGCAATCGGAATGGATTGACTGGTCCGAGCAATTGATCTGCGATCGCGCCGTCACGCTGCGTCGGTCTCGCAACGAACCAGGCAACGACGCCCAACCCGCAATCGAACTGCCACCGTTCACGATCAGCACCGGGATGAACGCCGGTTGGTCCTGGCAGATCCCTCTGCATGAGAACACGGGTTGTGGCTACGTGTTTTCGTCGGCTCACATCAGCGACGAAGACGCCCGAGACGAACTGATCGACTTGGTCGGTGGCGACGCGGAAACGGCGGAGACCAGAACCGTCCCGATGCGAGTGGGCATGCGACCGACATCGTGGGTCGGCAACTGCGTCTCGATCGGATTGTCCGCTGGGTTTGTCGAACCGCTGGAGTCCACCGGGATCTTCTTGGTCCAACGTGCCCTGGACGAACTTGTGGACTGTTTGCCTGCGGCGGTCTCCACGTGCGTCTTTGACAAAAGGTCCTGCGACACCCAAGCCTTCCATGCACGGATGACGGAGGTCTACGCCCAGGTGCGTGACTTTGTGCTGATGCACTATGTCGTTTCGCAGCGCCGCGACACTGCGTTTTGGACGGACGCTGCGACGGTCGCCTTGCCAGACTCGCTCGCGATGTTGCTGGATGAATACACCAGCACGGGCCGGGTCCGGTTGCCGCAGCGGGACCCCACGTTCCTGGACGTGAACCACCACTGCATTCTCAGTCCAGCAGGCGTTCAGCCTGGACCTTTGCCAGGCTCGCGAGCCCCTCAACCAGGGACCATCGATTTCCTGGAACACATTCGATCGACCCACGCTCAGATTGCCCGGCGACTTCCCACGCACGCATTGCTCATCGATGCGATCCATCCGTAG